Proteins encoded in a region of the Fundulus heteroclitus isolate FHET01 chromosome 2, MU-UCD_Fhet_4.1, whole genome shotgun sequence genome:
- the LOC118565722 gene encoding tubulin beta chain-like yields MDSVRSGPFGQVFRPDNFGFGQSGAGNNWAKGHYTEGAELVDSVLDVVRKEAESCDCLQGFQLTHSLGGGTGSGMGTLLISKIREEYPDRIMNTFSVVPSPKVLGFTVVEPYNATLSVHQLVENTDETFCIDNKALYDICFRTLKLTTPTYGDLNHLVSATMSGVTTCLRFPGQLNADLRKLAVNMVPFPRLHFFMPGFAPLTSRGSQQYRALTVPELTMQMFDAKNMMAACDPRHGRYLTVAAIFRGRMSMKEVDEQMLNVQNKNSSHFVEWIPNNVKTAVCDIPPRGLKMAATFIGNSAAIQELFKRISEQFTAMFRRNAFLHWYTGEGMDEMEFTEAESNMNDLVSEYQQYQEATAEEEGEFEEEGDEDMA; encoded by the exons ATGGACTCTGTGAGGTCTGGTCCGTTTGGGCAGGTGTTTAGACCTGACAATTTTGGTTTTG GCCAGAGTGGTGCTGGTAACAACTGGGCTAAAGGCCACTACACCGAAGGAGCTGAGCTAGTGGACTCGGTTCTGGATGTGGTGAGAAAGGAGGCTGAGAGCTGCGACTGCCTGCAGGGATTCCAGCTCACCCATTCCCTCGGAGGAGGCACAGGCTCCGGCATGGGCACGCTCCTGATCAGCAAGATCCGAGAGGAGTACCCAGACCGCATCATGAACACTTTTAGCGTTGTGCCTTCACCTAAG GTGTTAGGCTTCACTGTGGTGGAGCCCTATAATGCCACCCTCTCTGTCCACCAGCTGGTCGAGAACACCGACGAGACCTTCTGCATTGACAACAAGGCTCTGTACGACATCTGCTTCCGTACATTAAAGCTGACCACACCCACCTACGGTGATCTAAACCACCTGGTCTCAGCCACCATGAGCGGCGTAACCACCTGTTTGCGCTTCCCTGGTCAGCTCAACGCCGATCTGAGGAAACTGGCCGTCAACATGGTGCCATTCCCCAGATTGCACTTCTTCATGCCAGGCTTTGCCCCACTGACGAGCCGAGGCAGCCAGCAGTACAG GGCTCTGACAGTTCCTGAACTCACCATGCAGATGTTTGATGCCAAAAACATGATGGCAGCTTGTGATCCACGCCACGGGCGCTACCTCACAGTAGCTGCCATCTTCCGAGGCCGGATGTCAATGAAAGAAGTGGACGAGCAGATGCTGAACGTGCAGAACAAGAACAGCAGCCACTTCGTCGAGTGGATCCCGAACAACGTGAAGACGGCAGTCTGTGACATCCCACCGCGTGGCCTCAAGATGGCCGCCACTTTCATTGGAAACAGCGCAGCCATTCAGGAGCTGTTCAAGCGCATCTCTGAGCAGTTCACCGCCATGTTCCGCCGCAACGCTTTTCTCCACTG GTACACCGGTGAGGGCATGGACGAGATGGAGTTCACCGAGGCTGAGAGCAACATGAACGACCTGGTGTCCGAGTACCAGCAGTATCAGGAGGCCACCGCAGAAGAAGAGGGAGAGTTTGAAGAAGAGGGTGACGAAGACATGGCCTAA